The following is a genomic window from Labrus bergylta chromosome 2, fLabBer1.1, whole genome shotgun sequence.
TTTGAGTTTCAAGGAGTTTTTCCTTCACTTGGTCTGGCATCAAAAACTTCaagatttatacattttatttcacagtcttttttccccctctggtATGGCAGTTATGTAGCATGTAACCTTCATGAGAAACTCGCTGTATTTCTATCTATACATCTATTTTTGCCCTTTCTGTCTTCTTCAGAATGTCATCAACATGCTGACTTTGTAATAAAGGaattatttgactttttgaacTTTTCTACATTCCTGCTCATAACAATGTTCAGCCCATAATCGCGTTTCCTTACATGATAAGTTTGGTTATATTTGTTTACACACTTACACGTAGTAATGAGGAATTTGCCGTTCTGTGAGAAGCTTTAACTCATTAACTATAATCCTTTACATGGCTTCTgtccaggggcgtgtccagactttttcaACGGGGGTGGCCCAAAAGGGGCCCAGACTTATGTAGGGGTGGTGTGAAGTTtgcatgcacaaacaaacaaatgaatagCATGTCCTATGTCTcttaactttaaaatgtgacacAATAGAGCAGCAACGTAGGGGTCTTCTTCACTTAAGTTTTTAGGTACTCATAAATAAGATGCATTGataaaagtcacaatttaaagaatTTAAATGGTAACCAAACATTTAGTAGCAACATTTAAGCATAGAAAGTtgcaaaaaagtgttttttgagCTTGCGCTTTCCCGTGTTATGAAATAAGTGTGGGAAGTACTTTTCTACAATTTCGATTATTGACAAAGAGGTGCTACAgtacattcaacatttaaaagcaAGCAGCCTGTTGCAGCACAGCCAATATCATTGATTTTaacttaagtcccgcctctgacaagTCAAAAAGCTAATCATTGTTTAGTATTTTGGAGTGGCACCTGGGGGGGGGACTGCCAACTAGATTTTAAGGGGGGGGCCATGGCACCCCTCTGGACACAACCCTGCTTGTCATTTCACACAGCACAGAGGATTACTGTACACTTGCAAGCAATGGTCCTTTTGACAGACGGCTGATGTTTTctaatatacatttatttactgTCAGCCTTAAAGAACTATTCCATCCAGCGAGccattttaagttaaaaatcttttaTTGCAGGTTGAATACAAAGCAGATAGGAACAAAATTATtcgaaaaaaagaagcaaaacatgttcacattgaTACATAACTAAAACATTCGTTGTATGTTATGCATATCTAAGGCACTTTTTAAATCTAGTTTATTCGTCGGAAAGCAGCATTAAGAACCAGAAATTTGCTCCCAGAGTTACCAAACAATCAAAAGCTTGAAAAGTCAAAGGACAATTCCATTTTAcacagaagaaactgaagtGATATGTTTGTGAGGTGGTGGAAATGTTATAACACAGACCAAAACATGTGGTACAGTAACAAATGAGATGCATGATATtatgaaggagagggagagactttTCAGATAACTTTCGTCCAATTCAGCCTGTTTATGCACATCCTTTTATTTGATCAAGCAGATGACACAGACAAGTTTCTCATGGGCTCCCTCAGCCCGTCCCATTTAAAGAGACGTTATAACATGTTGCAATGATCCCAAACAGATGTAATTGTGCCCTGTTGTGATAGAACCCAGGGCTGCAAGTGTTTACACAtatgtagttcatttcttttAAGTGGAGCATTTAAACTTAACCAAACACAGACCATATCAATCTTTTAATCTGCAGTGGCACTTTAATGCGCAGTGTAAATGAGCTAAACATAATCTGTATGTTTGGAATGCGTTTCCAAGAGGTTTGCTCCAATTTGCACTACAACACATATTCTGCCCCTTAGTCCACAGTGCAGCAATTGCTCCTATACAAATCCCCAACATGTACAAAAAATGCGCTGGGCAAGGCAGTAGacctgtaaaaagaaaaaaaaaaaaaaaacacagagggctCACAACTGAGGTGTTTGCACAAAATAATGGAACCAAAATGAATTACAATTGGAAAGAGAACAACATGTCCATttgatgtctgtagaaaaacTCCAGCTCCCCCTCCCTGCCCGTCCAAAACCCGTTGGAAGACGAGGAATCTTATGACACATCTGGCTCAGTCCGAGTCTTCGTCGTCCAAATACTCCTCGGCGTTGCTCTGTGTGCGGGTGATGTCTGAGTCAAAAGAAATGGACAGTTAACAACACAAGTATTACAATATGCCACTGCTCATATATATAACCCCAAAACATGTGTACTGTAAAATGTAGATTTCTGGCCGAACGTCTGCTCCATCTTTAAAAATCATACCCTGTGTAAGTTTGATTCATGATTTTAATAAACCTTTAAGAACATTATTAATCAAGGACAAAAAGTGAAGTATGAGAGTCTTTGGTAATTTACCACGGAGATAAGTTGCCTTTCTTTGGTTTTCCACTACAAACTGCTGTTGTCAACTTTGTGCTGACTCAAAAATCTTCATACAATTATTCCATGCAATATCTAATAAATCAATGCAGTTTACAAAATACTCTCCTGAGGCAAGAAGtttgcagaggaggaggacgttGAATGAGAAGAAAAATCCTTCTTGTCCTTTCACTGACAgttaaaaatacaactttattcaTTCTGGTTCCAGCTTTAATGTGTGAGTGCTGCCAggctgccccctagtggcagcTGTACTTACTGCCTCCCTGCTTCTTTTTTAGAAGTGAAGCACACATGGGGTTTGTGGCCATCTCAATAGCCAGCTTGTTCTCGTTGTTCCTGATGTCTGTCCTTGGATCTGAAACAAACCAGCTCACATTGAGGAAGAGTAACTTtgtaataaaagaaataaaatgacaagttaaaaataattacatccaaggacacaaaaacatccgTCTGCTGGTCATAATTTGTTCAATCTGGAACTTCATATTTTTAAGATCTTTATTGAGTgagctgaggttttttttttcctttctgaaTCCATGTGGATGCAGCACATTTCTTCTTTCAGCAAACCAACATTAACACTCACTCTTAGCCAGCAACATTTGCACAATGTCAGAATAACCCTTCCAGCAAGCAGCGTGCAGCACTGTGTCCCCGAGTTTATTCTGAAACACAGAATATCATCATTACTGATCACACAAGATGGTCAGGGAGATTTGTGATATAACTGACATTTCAGATGATGGTTTGCAAAGGTGTTGATTCCACCTTAAACTAGAGAATTGTATTAGCATGGAAGATTATAAGACCAGGATAAAGGTTCATTTGTCTGTACATGTATTACTGCTGAACGCTGATCATTTATTGACTGATGTCATTTCTGCTTATCATGGTCTGTTGATCATTTTGTGGGAAACTCTCCACTGCTGTCTTGGCCACAAATTCCTCAATGGGAATATTGCTGATAacataaaggtaaaataaataaaatataatatataagaACATTTCTCACAACTGAAATAAATGGGAATAATTGACATTCTACAAGGTACAAAAGTATGACAAATTAAACAGTGGTAatgttaaatgttgtatttttttggtaaagaaaaacaaatatgattaAACAGATAACAATTAAGGCCCAAACCTTAGCCGAGTGCAAGAAAGCCTAGCTGTTGTGTCGCACGCCGCATGTATAGAAGCTACAGACCTCTTTGATTTCCACCTTGATCCTTTGCAGCATGTTTTCCCCCATTCTCTAAACCCAACTTTACCTGTCTCTCTTCGGCTTTACTATCCAGTAATGGCAAAAATtgcccaaaagaaaaaaaatataaaaacagaccTAAGCTATAAAcacttattttgatgttttcagCTTGTTTGTCCAAGGGGGTTTCAGACTGTGAGGGCCATGGAATTTAATTCACTTAACACCATTCATTAAACACATGCGCAAGCCCTTCTGGGCTGTAAAAAAGCATCTGCATTTCCCATACGTAACTGCCATGTTACGTCTTCTGTCCATGAGGAAGGTCGCAATTCCAAAAATGATTTTCTCCTGCTCAATAATTCGAATAATGTAAATATCCTCACTGAGTTTATTTACTTTACTTCATAGGTCACACAATGAAGATCACTTTGTAGCCTCAAAAAGTGAGTCTATGATGAGTGTAGTAGTTGTTGAAATTCCCACACTCTTGTGATATGAGATGTTTTTCACCATTCAGTGTTGGTTCATGTCTTTGtaagtttttaaaaactcaccTGTTGATCGAGCTCCACATTCGGCTGGCTAAGCAGCAGCTCCACCACATCTGTTATAGGAAAAAGACAGAACATTGATTGACAAATTGAGTGAAGATCTACTTACACAGATAAAAATAACATGAGAGGGAGGAACAAGAgagtaaagcagaaaaaaaataaacaatgtcaGGGACCAAGGTCCTCTCATTGTTTACTTCACTTCTCCTGTTAAACAACTGTGCCTGTGTTTTTGAAATCTATTAATCACAGTTCTGTAAACaactctgataaaaaaaaaaaaaaacagtttgaaaattcagtgtttgttaaaagaCACTTCTTGGTTCATGTTCATATCAAAAAGTgagtttttaatgtttgcacaCTGCAGGTATCGTTACCTTTATGTCCTCCATGGCATCCCCAGTAGAGGGCAGTGTTTCCAGCCTTATCCAGCCCATTGATTCCAACCTTGTTCTCCACACATTCCCTCAGCCAGCAcaggttacctttttttaagaacaaagaTTTCAGCGTATGGGGTCATGCACATACTGATTGAATGATAACATTATCCAGGTCAAGGCTGcttgtatttgtttattcaaggaagagagagagccgTCTTTGTAAAATTGAATGATTGTTGTtgcacagaaaaacagacacgacaaaaaagaacaaaagaaaactcgTTGAATATTTCTGAATGTTAAAGAAGTTGTCACACCTCGTTTGGCTGCTTCATGCATAGGATTGTCAATAGTTTCTGCATGTTCAgccactgaaacaaaaacaaaaaaaacacaagtgcatTAATAAAGATTGACTTATAATGAAGAATTACACGAGAAAAAGGTCTGTATTAAGTTATATTTGGTCGCTACGTACAAACTTATAACGTTGGTCTGTCATCATTGTTTACTCACCATAGTTACTTGGAATGAGTCCAGTCTTTCCTCTGCACGTCCCCTTCCACCAGTTAGAGTCAGTCTGGAAATAAccagaaacacagaaagtatttgttcattttaatcAAACGTCATAGGAGCAGATTATTTGGGGCGACAAGGTTAGagcaaaatgaatgaaatgcaaacacaatggaacaaagaaggaaaaaagtgcAACTGAAAGAGAGAATATTTTGACTAACACAATGTAGACTAAAGAAAGCAAAACTGTTCAGAAGAGGAAGACGTGCAGATTAACATGAGTTAGACGTGATGACTTGGCTTTACTTACTGAGTCAGAGATGTACAAGATGTCTCCTTCTTCAAAGTACAGCTCGTctggctgaaaaagaaaacgagACAGATGCTTCATTCTGACCGCAGGCTTTGAATTCAAGCCAGACCTTTGTGAAATACACTTTCCCCGCCCTCAAATCTTTGCCTGTTGATCAACTAACCATCCTAAATAAATCAGTTTGGGTTCTGAGGGATCTCAGAgtattctgtcttttttttgtaatttggaAACGTCAGACTGAAAAGGACCAGCATTAACATCAACCATGCAGAGAGGAGTCTTTACGATGATCATTGTTTcaagaagtatttttttctaactAACACCAAGAAGCCGTGGCAAGACTTCAACTAAGTGCAATATGTTACGTCATTAATTTCAGATTAATTCAAGATGTTTGAAACTCCAGTTATAAAAGTACAACCATGTCAGATTCTTAAACTGAGAGGTTCTTTTTACAAAAGAGATAAAATATAGTGcttaatataaacatttaagtATATTACAGAGAATATGCGCATTACAGAAATATGCAATTTAAGaatatatacattatatatatatatatatatatattacatattttgtttcttttaatgaagtttgattgatttaaaagtCTAATAGTCTGGTGGAAGaagttgtttttctgctgtggTGTGTTTTGGAGTCCTGtacttcctctgttttttttcccaatccgTCAGCAAATATCTTACACTTGTAAATGCTTAACTGTttcaatttgaaaaacaaactcaggGTTTGAGGTAACCTGTGTAATGTTATTTATCTCTCCAAGAAACATTagcatgattaaaaatgttggatttacagattttaaatcaCTCATTTAATCGAATCTGAGCTTAGCACtctacattttcatttcagtactttttgtttgggggggggtACAACAACACATCAAATAGTCTCCAACAGACATCGAATAAACAGGACATAACTCAGCAAAGTAAGAGTTTATACCGTTCTTGGGTCAAAGTTGAACATGGCTCTGTACACTTTGACTTGGCCTggtgaagagaaaacaaacagatagcATGTCAGATGAAATACAAATGAACCTCATCCCTGTGTGCATTATTATACCTCACAGAATAAACTTCAGAGAAACTAGTCATGTTTCACTTCAAAGTGCTGGAACATTTGTAACCAGCttatgcaaaacaaaaaaaatgcaaattcacTTACTGTGGATACGAGTTATTGAGTTCTACTGTAGTTTAACACAAACTCGTGTAAATATCCCTTTCATAGATTTGATGTTGGGTTTTCATTAGAGCCTGATCGATATGGGACTTTTGGGGTTAATACcaatatagaaatatataaagagaactgctagtgtaattcaacaatactcaaattaaatgctgtttgactgacGAATAAATGTCGTAATATCTgcacatatctgcaataaaatttGCCAATACCGATAATCAGTTGATGTgcatatatcggccgatattatcgttTGGCCGATTAATTGGTTGGGCGCTAGTTTTTATGTTGATTAATACATTTTGGAGTATTctgcattacttttttttattatactgTCAAGTGTACCGGATTTTAAGGAAAACTAATCCACTATCTTATGTGATTAAATATTAAGATTTAAAGAACATGTTTTGGTCCGTTTTTTCAAGTCCTCAGGGGGCAGAAGtcactattattattattattattattattattattatggacaGCAACCTGCACTTGTGTCAAACTGAAAATGGAAGCTCCCTGTGTCTCTCCTT
Proteins encoded in this region:
- the ostf1 gene encoding osteoclast-stimulating factor 1: MSKPPPKPAKPGQVKVYRAMFNFDPRTPDELYFEEGDILYISDSTDSNWWKGTCRGKTGLIPSNYVAEHAETIDNPMHEAAKRGNLCWLRECVENKVGINGLDKAGNTALYWGCHGGHKDVVELLLSQPNVELDQQNKLGDTVLHAACWKGYSDIVQMLLAKNPRTDIRNNENKLAIEMATNPMCASLLKKKQGGNITRTQSNAEEYLDDEDSD